From Pleurocapsa sp. PCC 7319:
ACAACAGATTGTTACCCCAGCTCGTCAAATTAGTCCTACCCAATCGAGTGTTCGCCCCATCCAAACTGGTCAATCTTATGAACCCCCCCCTGCCCTTGCTGGTACTATCCCCAAACTAGAGGAATCATTTGAGCGGTGGCAGGAAAGAGTGAGTTTAATTCCCGGAAATCTTCAACGTCAGTTACTTAAATCCTATCGAGGTTTAAGTCCTAGAGTAGCAGCAGAAATTATTCTTGCTGCCAATTTATCTCCTCAACAGAATACCGATTCCTTACGACCCGAACACTGGCAGGAATTATTTCATTATTGGCAAAAGTGGTTAAAAGTCCTAGAAGATCATCAATTTGACCCTGGTTGGTTAAGTAATGGCTATACTGTTTTGGGCTGGAACAAAACTCAATCTGTAGAGCAAGTACAAGCTTTACTTAATCGTTACTATACCGATCAAGTCAATCGGCAACAGTTTAAACAACTGCATCATCAATTAAACCAAAAGCTAACCAATCTCCTCAAAAAACTCAATATCAAAGCCAATACCTTTAGGCAACGCTTACAACAGTCAGATAATGCTGATAGCGATCGCCAAAAGGCAGATTTATTGATGGCTAATCTCCACCAATGGCAACCAGGGATGACATCCATCAGCTTGTCAGATTTTGAAACAGGTAAAGCAGTCAAAATCAAACTTAATCCTGAAAAAAACGCCGTTCAGAATGCCCAGTCGTTGTATAAAAATAGCCAAAAACTCAAACGAGCGAAAAAGGCGGTTGCGCCTTTATTAGCAGAGGTAAATGCCGAAATTAATTATCTATCCCAAGTCCAAACCTCTCTTAATCAGTTAAAAGATGAGTCTAATACTCAAGGCAATTCAGAGGATTTACAAGCCCTAGAAGAAATTAGAGAGGAATTAATTCAGCAAAAATATTTTGCTGCGGAACGTGAGGGTAATAAAGGAAAACCAGCTCAGGAATCTCAACCTTATCGCTATCAAGTACCATCGGGATTTGAACTCTGGATCGGTCGCAATAACCGTCAAAACGATTTGTTGACTTTTCGTACTGCTGTTGAATACGATCTTTGGTTTCATACCCAAGAGATACCCGGTAGCCATGTTTTGCTACGTTTAGATCCTGGAGCTGTCCCACAGGAGCAAGACCTTCAATTTGCAGCCGATCTGGCAGCTTTCTATAGTCAAGCTCGCGAAAGTGAACAGGTGCCAGTAGTTTACACCAAACCGAAAAATGTCTACAAACCCAAAGGTGCTAAACCTGGAATGGCAATCTATAAAAAGGAGACGGTCATCTGGGGACGACCTCAGATAGCTAAAAAATATCTTTCTCAAGGTGAGTCAGGAGTTAGAAGTTCGGAGTTCGGAGTTAAAAATTAACTCAAATAGTTATTTTAGAGATAGTTGGAAAATTTTGAGGTCTTCAAAATATTATGGAACGTCGCTCTTTACTCAAATGGCTAGCAGGCTTTACCGCAGGTATTATACTTTCGGCTAAAACTAATGCCCAAAATAAAAATCAACCAAGTGATTCTTCCCGTGGCGGAAGAGATCGCTTAGGTAAATTATTGCCATTAAGAACTTTAGGTAGAACCGGTGAAGCAGTAACCATGCTGGGTGTAGGAGGTTGGCATTTAGGAGGATTGAGCGAAAGAGATGCGCAAGAAACTATTGAAATTGCCTTACAGGGAGGGGTGCGTTTTTTCGATACGGCTAAGATGTACCAGTCCGGGGGTAGCGAAACTCGGATGGGCAAATTATTAACTCCTAAATATCGGGATGTTATTTATCTGATGACCAAAACGGTTGCTCATGATGCCAAAGGTGCCCGTCGTGATTTAGAAGAATCTCTACGTAGATTGAATACCGACTATCTTGACTTGTGGCAAGTTCATACAGTAGAGAGTCCCCAAAATGTCGATGAACGCATTGCTAATGGGGTGTTTGAGGTGATGGCGGAAGCAAAAGCATCAGGTAAAGTTCGTCATATAGGCTTTACTGGTCATCGTCAACCAGAAGCGCATCTGCAAGTATTGGAAAAGTCAGATATTTTTGATACTTGCCAACTACCAATTAATATTGCCGATCCTAGTTATTCCAGTTTTATTCAACAAGTACTACCTAAATTAGTTGAGCGAAATATTGGTGTGTTAGCTATGAAGTCTTTAGCCAATGGTGGCTTTTTTGGTGGTTCTTCTCATGGAAGACATGGAAACAATCCAAAAATTGTACCGGATCGAGTTACTGTTGCTGAAGCGATAAATTTCGCTTGGTCTATGCCTGTGAGTGTCTTGATTACAGGGTTTGACAACCCCCAACAGATGCAGGAGAAAATCGATCTGGCTCATTCTTTTGTAGCTATGGATGAACAACAGCGTCAAGATTTAATTGATAAAGTTGCAGATTTAGCTGGCAGAAGGGTTGAGTTTTACAAGGCTTAAAAGTCAGGGCTATTTCATTCTAGGTGATATTGTAATTGTGGTAGTGTAAATAAACTAGAAAAGTGAGTGAAATAGCGATAATAGAAGCATTCTCTCGAATGCCAGATCGTAGAAGAAAACAGGGAACAAGGCATTCATTACAATTATGTTTGGCTCTGTTTACACTGGGGGTGACAGCAGGCAACCAAGGCTTTCTTGCGCTCGGAGATTGGCTAAAATCGTACAGTGAAGAATTAAAAGAGTTATTTGAAGTCAGAAGAATCCCTTCTTACAGCACAATTAGGAGAGCATTATTAAATTTGGATTACGAGGAGTATTCAGCTAGATTAGCAAGTTTTTTTGAAATCAAACCGTTAGCAGGTGAGACTTTGGCATTGGACGGAAAAGTGTTAAAAGGCTCATACTTACTTTCGTCAGACAACCCTCATTGTGAGCCACACAAGGCAATCACATTAGTTACGGCTTACCTAGTTGAAAGAGGACTAATCCTAAGACCAGAAAAAGTTAAAAACAAGAGTAATGAAATTACCGCAATACCCAAATTTATTGAGGCTTTAGCCGTTGAAGGGGTAGTTTTTGCATTTGATGCAATCAATACACAAAAAAACTATTGAAACAATTATCAATAGCGGAAATCACTATCTTGCTGCTGTCAAAGGAAATCAACCCA
This genomic window contains:
- a CDS encoding NFACT family protein, with amino-acid sequence MQAVDYTTLMASCAELNRDWIPSKIEQVYQRDRFTISLALRTFNARPWLTICWHPEAARINLGDPPPRIKDTFTFSDQLRHQLNGLALINIKAIAPWERVLDLQFAQRPGEKPLWHLFVEIMGKYSNVILTDAEQQIVTPARQISPTQSSVRPIQTGQSYEPPPALAGTIPKLEESFERWQERVSLIPGNLQRQLLKSYRGLSPRVAAEIILAANLSPQQNTDSLRPEHWQELFHYWQKWLKVLEDHQFDPGWLSNGYTVLGWNKTQSVEQVQALLNRYYTDQVNRQQFKQLHHQLNQKLTNLLKKLNIKANTFRQRLQQSDNADSDRQKADLLMANLHQWQPGMTSISLSDFETGKAVKIKLNPEKNAVQNAQSLYKNSQKLKRAKKAVAPLLAEVNAEINYLSQVQTSLNQLKDESNTQGNSEDLQALEEIREELIQQKYFAAEREGNKGKPAQESQPYRYQVPSGFELWIGRNNRQNDLLTFRTAVEYDLWFHTQEIPGSHVLLRLDPGAVPQEQDLQFAADLAAFYSQARESEQVPVVYTKPKNVYKPKGAKPGMAIYKKETVIWGRPQIAKKYLSQGESGVRSSEFGVKN
- a CDS encoding aldo/keto reductase gives rise to the protein MERRSLLKWLAGFTAGIILSAKTNAQNKNQPSDSSRGGRDRLGKLLPLRTLGRTGEAVTMLGVGGWHLGGLSERDAQETIEIALQGGVRFFDTAKMYQSGGSETRMGKLLTPKYRDVIYLMTKTVAHDAKGARRDLEESLRRLNTDYLDLWQVHTVESPQNVDERIANGVFEVMAEAKASGKVRHIGFTGHRQPEAHLQVLEKSDIFDTCQLPINIADPSYSSFIQQVLPKLVERNIGVLAMKSLANGGFFGGSSHGRHGNNPKIVPDRVTVAEAINFAWSMPVSVLITGFDNPQQMQEKIDLAHSFVAMDEQQRQDLIDKVADLAGRRVEFYKA